Proteins from a single region of Rhipicephalus sanguineus isolate Rsan-2018 chromosome 5, BIME_Rsan_1.4, whole genome shotgun sequence:
- the LOC119393569 gene encoding uncharacterized protein LOC119393569: MCISSAACSRTFVSATTTKSESSQWLHVNTSSRTIRAILILANGTKSSGKMKHTATTTTCAQVIRLYATEDDARKATEKRTSIPQRPGSDSSYSCSSNEVDGSFEEETQRQAAVKQKMKDVSSHFKKQQRDLLFGDAEGGKKTEKELLKEEVNMLKAENSKLLDRIRMLEKALCSKIFKTEKKPRSVRGLQPQARTTSCAFAIAMCCHGAAATHHHHAAAAHRYRAATAYHHSDPGQP, translated from the exons ATGTGCATTTCTTCGGCGGCATGTTCGCGTACGTTCGTTTCCGCGACGACAACGAAAAGCGAATCGTCCCAGTGGCTGCATGTAAACACCTCAAGCCGAACGATACGAGCGATTTTAATCCTCGCAAATGGTACAAAGTCTTCTGGAAAGATGAAACACACTGCGACCACTACCACGTGCGCTCAAGTGATTAGGCTTTACG CTACCGAGGACGATGCAAGGAAGGCTACCGAAAAACGAACTTCCATTCCGCAAAGACCTGGCAGCGACTCCTCCTATAGCTGCAGTTCAAATGAAGTGGATGGATCGTTTGAAGAA GAAACGCAGCGTCAAGCTGCTGTTAAACAGAAAATGAAGGATGTGAGCAGCCATTTTAAGAAGCAGCAGCGAGACCTCCTGTTTGGTGATGCTGAGGGAGGaaaaaagaccgagaaagaacTTCTCAAAGAAGAAGTGAATATGCTGAAGGCCGAAAATTCAAAACTCTTGGACCGAATAAGAATGCTCGAAAAGGCCCTATGCAGCAAAATTTTCAAAACAG aaaaaaaaccTCGTTCTGTGCGAGGGCTGCAGCCGCAAGCCAGAACAACAAGTTGCGCCTTTGCCATCGCCATGTGCTGCCACGGTGCAGCTGCCACGCACCACcaccatgcagccgccgcgcaccGCTACCGTGCAGCCACTGCGTACCACCACAGCGATCCCGGGCAGCCCTGA